The Candidatus Koribacter versatilis Ellin345 genome has a segment encoding these proteins:
- a CDS encoding DinB family protein, with protein MSEIPRLQDLLHRMYDGDAFYGDSIVTVLSDIDTAQAFWVPDGASHNIWQILRHMTVWTDIIRQRLTSPTIIEVESNEQNFPMAPAASDAGWQSAQADFKSALDELIAASGSFPEAKLAAGVPERGYTFYMLLHGEAHHALYHLGQISLIKAMYKGVSNRAESA; from the coding sequence ATGAGCGAGATACCACGTTTGCAGGACCTCTTGCACCGTATGTACGACGGCGACGCCTTTTACGGCGACTCCATCGTCACGGTGCTTTCCGATATCGACACCGCGCAGGCCTTCTGGGTTCCCGACGGCGCTTCCCATAACATCTGGCAGATCCTTCGCCACATGACGGTCTGGACCGACATCATTCGGCAGCGTCTCACCAGCCCGACGATCATTGAGGTCGAGAGCAATGAGCAGAACTTCCCAATGGCTCCCGCTGCGAGCGACGCCGGCTGGCAATCGGCACAAGCCGACTTCAAGAGCGCACTCGATGAGTTGATCGCAGCATCCGGAAGCTTCCCTGAAGCGAAGCTGGCAGCCGGCGTCCCAGAACGTGGATACACGTTCTACATGCTGCTCCATGGCGAGGCCCACCACGCGCTCTACCATCTTGGCCAGATCTCGTTGATCAAGGCGATGTACAAAGGTGTGTCGAATCGCGCCGAATCGGCATGA
- a CDS encoding YtxH domain-containing protein, whose product MSDSDSNGFLWFLAGLGIGAAVGILYAPKSGRETREQILQAAEDGREAVTNRARQYRDQAGQWVDKSKQYVDSQKEQIKSAFEAGKSAYREATEAEKPAKG is encoded by the coding sequence ATGTCGGATTCAGACAGCAATGGTTTCCTATGGTTTTTGGCGGGCCTTGGCATTGGCGCCGCGGTGGGCATCCTCTACGCCCCGAAGAGTGGCCGCGAGACGCGTGAGCAGATTTTGCAGGCTGCCGAAGATGGCCGCGAAGCCGTGACCAACCGGGCACGCCAGTATCGCGATCAGGCCGGCCAATGGGTGGACAAGAGCAAGCAGTACGTGGATTCGCAGAAGGAACAGATCAAGTCAGCGTTCGAAGCGGGCAAGTCCGCCTATCGCGAAGCCACCGAAGCTGAAAAGCCGGCGAAGGGCTAA
- a CDS encoding SDR family NAD(P)-dependent oxidoreductase, whose product MGKLEGRVAVITGGSSGMALASAKRFVEEGAYVFITGRRQEQLDEAVKLIGRNVTGVRGDAANLNDLDRLFETVKREKGKIDILYASAGTGESVPLGEITEQHFDAAFGLNTRGTLFAVQKALPLFNDGGSIFMTGSVASVKGFPGYGVYAASKAALRSFARTWLNELKGRNIRVNVLSPGPIATPMQDQVLTEEAKQMFESLIPRGKMGRPEEIATAALFLASDDSSFVNGVDLSVDGGFSAI is encoded by the coding sequence ATGGGAAAGCTTGAGGGTAGGGTTGCAGTCATCACTGGAGGATCGAGCGGCATGGCGCTGGCGAGCGCCAAGCGCTTCGTTGAAGAAGGTGCCTACGTTTTCATCACGGGTCGGAGGCAGGAACAGCTCGATGAGGCCGTCAAGCTGATTGGCCGGAACGTGACCGGCGTGCGCGGTGACGCGGCCAATCTCAACGACCTCGACCGCCTGTTCGAAACAGTCAAACGAGAAAAGGGCAAGATCGACATCCTGTACGCGAGCGCCGGTACGGGCGAGTCCGTGCCCCTGGGCGAGATTACCGAGCAGCACTTCGATGCGGCCTTCGGCCTGAATACGCGCGGCACGCTGTTTGCAGTTCAGAAGGCGTTGCCGCTGTTCAACGATGGCGGATCGATCTTCATGACCGGGTCGGTTGCTTCGGTGAAAGGGTTTCCTGGTTACGGCGTGTATGCGGCGAGCAAGGCGGCATTGCGCTCATTTGCACGCACCTGGCTTAACGAACTTAAGGGCCGGAATATCCGGGTAAACGTGCTGAGCCCGGGGCCGATCGCCACACCAATGCAGGACCAAGTCCTCACCGAGGAGGCGAAGCAGATGTTCGAATCCCTGATCCCGCGGGGAAAAATGGGGCGTCCTGAGGAAATTGCGACGGCCGCGCTGTTTCTTGCTTCGGACGATTCGAGCTTCGTGAATGGGGTGGACTTGTCCGTCGACGGCGGCTTCTCGGCCATCTGA
- a CDS encoding AraC family transcriptional regulator gives MDPITDIFRTMHVTAFGQHRLEATAPWGLIQKRAEEKVTASDKTHSPTDLAHFAMLSRGNCWLSVEGIPKPIPLTGGDCILLARGTSIVMRDSLRTRPRLSFREIGARAKSNVAHYGGGGAPTTIVCGSLSFDRANLKPITQLLPRFILIKADEARTLALHKTMQALASEMAEQAPGSEVVATRLAEVLFIQALRAHIASEWEWRNQGWLRAIFDPQVGAALNAVHDSVSTPWTVESLAAAATMSRSAFAVRFKELLGQTPLEYVTEWRMQKAMQLLQQRDKKLIDVARSVGYESDAAFSKAFKRVVGANPGEYLKRGA, from the coding sequence TTGGATCCGATAACTGACATCTTCAGAACGATGCACGTAACCGCTTTCGGTCAGCACAGGCTCGAAGCTACAGCTCCGTGGGGCTTGATACAGAAGCGGGCCGAAGAAAAAGTCACAGCTTCCGACAAAACCCACTCACCCACAGATTTGGCGCACTTCGCCATGCTGTCGCGCGGGAACTGCTGGCTGAGTGTGGAAGGGATTCCGAAGCCGATTCCCCTCACCGGTGGTGATTGCATTTTGCTGGCCCGGGGGACTTCGATCGTTATGCGCGACAGCCTGCGAACGCGTCCGAGGTTGAGTTTCCGCGAGATCGGGGCCAGGGCGAAAAGCAATGTCGCTCATTACGGAGGCGGTGGCGCACCGACGACAATCGTCTGCGGGTCCTTGAGTTTCGATCGCGCCAACCTGAAGCCGATCACTCAGTTATTGCCGAGATTCATTCTGATTAAAGCCGATGAGGCGCGAACGCTTGCACTTCACAAGACAATGCAGGCGCTGGCCTCAGAAATGGCAGAACAGGCGCCGGGATCGGAAGTCGTGGCGACTCGACTGGCCGAGGTTCTGTTCATCCAGGCACTCCGGGCGCATATCGCGTCGGAATGGGAGTGGCGCAACCAAGGATGGCTACGTGCAATTTTCGATCCTCAAGTAGGCGCTGCCCTGAATGCCGTTCACGACAGTGTGAGTACGCCCTGGACCGTCGAATCCCTGGCCGCTGCGGCGACCATGTCGCGCTCCGCATTCGCAGTCCGTTTTAAAGAACTACTCGGACAAACACCCTTGGAATATGTAACCGAGTGGCGGATGCAGAAGGCGATGCAGTTACTACAGCAGCGCGACAAGAAGCTCATTGACGTTGCCCGGTCGGTCGGTTATGAATCCGACGCTGCGTTCAGTAAGGCGTTCAAGCGAGTTGTCGGGGCTAATCCTGGCGAATACCTCAAGCGCGGGGCTTGA